In Candidatus Zixiibacteriota bacterium, the following are encoded in one genomic region:
- a CDS encoding pilus assembly protein PilM translates to MLLGSRNKVTTGLDIGASSIKLVQMENRGGSFAVRSMGIRELPVEAIVSEEIKDRDTVIFNIQNLVEQTDPRIKEVVLSISGHGVLTDKITIDKKTGAEAEQAIYFEAEQRAPFDVEDVTMDYHIIDINEETNKMDVLLVAARNEFLSAYLQVIQDAGLKPVLVDTDAFAILNAYEINYDIDPERVTALVNVGYDITNITFVKDGKYHSTRDISAGGRTIFDTIQREFRLNQELTAKAIKGEMESSIDQDMLKATIVTSAEEMLSGIEVAFSYFKSLAKVNTIDWIILSGGGALIPYLPEFIQSTLNVPIEIANPLRNIEYDPEMFSFIQPERIAPLLTVPIGLAARKVK, encoded by the coding sequence ATGCTATTAGGATCCAGGAACAAGGTCACGACCGGTCTTGACATAGGCGCCTCGTCAATCAAGCTCGTGCAGATGGAGAATCGTGGCGGGAGCTTTGCGGTCCGTTCTATGGGGATTCGCGAGCTGCCGGTCGAGGCGATCGTGTCTGAAGAAATCAAGGACCGCGACACAGTTATCTTCAACATTCAGAATCTGGTAGAACAGACTGACCCCAGAATCAAAGAGGTTGTGCTGAGCATCTCTGGACATGGTGTGCTCACCGACAAGATAACAATTGACAAGAAAACCGGGGCGGAAGCTGAGCAGGCTATTTACTTCGAGGCGGAGCAGCGGGCACCATTCGATGTCGAAGATGTGACGATGGACTATCACATCATCGACATTAATGAAGAAACAAACAAGATGGATGTGCTTCTTGTAGCTGCAAGGAACGAGTTTCTCAGCGCATATCTTCAGGTAATCCAGGATGCCGGATTGAAGCCGGTTCTGGTCGACACTGACGCATTCGCCATCCTCAACGCGTATGAAATCAATTATGATATCGACCCGGAGAGAGTGACGGCGTTGGTAAACGTCGGTTATGATATCACCAATATTACCTTTGTCAAAGATGGAAAATATCATTCGACCCGCGACATATCGGCTGGTGGAAGAACGATTTTTGACACAATTCAGAGAGAGTTTCGACTCAATCAGGAATTGACAGCCAAGGCTATCAAAGGTGAAATGGAATCGTCCATAGACCAGGATATGCTGAAGGCGACGATCGTAACATCTGCCGAAGAAATGCTCTCGGGTATAGAAGTGGCGTTTTCATATTTCAAGTCCTTGGCGAAAGTCAACACAATAGATTGGATCATCCTCTCCGGAGGCGGTGCGTTGATTCCGTATCTGCCGGAGTTTATCCAGTCGACGCTGAATGTCCCGATCGAGATTGCGAATCCTCTCAGGAACATCGAATACGATCCGGAAATGTTCAGCTTCATTCAGCCGGAAAGAATTGCTCCTCTGCTGACCGTGCCGATCGGACTGGCAGCCAGAAAGGTGAAGTAG
- a CDS encoding PilN domain-containing protein, whose product MIEINLLPKEYRKRARTFHLEKKSIYVAAGVASIVLLFALVTFYQHYQLSSLDEKIALANSQRMRLQEDIRLIDGLTDLKEKILTRMESIERLDRHRAVWVDVLQDLNQRVPDFLWLTRVAEIREDTKAKAARAKQVPGQQAADTIPQVAEFVFAKPVPTEMEGYAFTLSSIASFLVGLTKSDYFENINLSFAKQEDVTGINAYRFKVGCDLVFQRALDKSAPIEDVWVPTIAEK is encoded by the coding sequence ATGATAGAGATCAATCTTCTTCCAAAAGAATATCGCAAGCGGGCGAGAACGTTCCACCTGGAGAAGAAGTCAATCTATGTTGCGGCAGGAGTTGCCAGCATAGTCTTGCTCTTTGCGCTTGTTACTTTCTATCAGCATTATCAACTCTCTTCGCTTGATGAAAAGATAGCCCTGGCCAACAGTCAGAGGATGCGCCTCCAGGAAGACATTCGACTGATTGACGGTCTGACAGACCTCAAAGAGAAGATTCTGACTCGTATGGAATCAATTGAACGTCTCGACAGGCACAGAGCGGTCTGGGTAGATGTCCTCCAGGATCTCAATCAACGGGTCCCCGATTTCCTGTGGCTGACAAGAGTCGCAGAGATTCGTGAAGATACGAAGGCGAAGGCGGCTAGAGCGAAGCAGGTTCCCGGTCAGCAGGCCGCGGACACCATTCCGCAGGTAGCTGAGTTCGTTTTTGCAAAACCTGTCCCGACAGAAATGGAAGGCTATGCTTTCACACTGAGCAGCATAGCGTCATTTCTCGTTGGACTGACCAAGTCAGACTATTTTGAGAATATAAATCTTTCCTTTGCCAAGCAGGAAGATGTGACAGGGATCAACGCCTACAGATTTAAGGTTGGCTGCGATCTTGTATTCCAACGGGCACTCGACAAGTCCGCTCCCATAGAGGACGTCTGGGTTCCCACCATTGCCGAGAAGTAG
- the pilO gene encoding type 4a pilus biogenesis protein PilO, which translates to MDLKDPKTQKIALVIMGFFLVTYFWYSRVYSTNDEQLAMKRGQYESIMTDLKAVEMKAKSLDGLRTEYDDLKERYQAIELLLPDERQVPKFLVQLHSAAALTQSRLLELSPLTIEDAPYYSVSDYELKFTGTYHELGEFLASVANFPFITNVSHVEIDGIPETSLEQSRDKRAMHDTRSLEAKLVLSTYFVRPEDKLSGINQ; encoded by the coding sequence ATGGACCTTAAGGATCCCAAAACACAGAAAATAGCCCTGGTGATAATGGGGTTTTTCCTGGTAACTTATTTCTGGTATTCCCGAGTATATTCGACGAACGATGAGCAACTGGCCATGAAACGAGGCCAGTATGAGTCGATCATGACGGATCTTAAAGCCGTCGAGATGAAGGCTAAGAGCCTTGACGGGCTTCGCACCGAATATGATGATCTCAAGGAGCGTTACCAGGCAATTGAACTTCTGCTGCCAGATGAGAGACAAGTTCCGAAGTTCCTCGTCCAATTGCATTCGGCAGCCGCGCTGACTCAATCGAGATTGCTGGAATTGTCTCCTTTAACGATTGAAGATGCGCCTTATTACTCGGTCTCTGACTACGAGTTGAAGTTCACCGGGACTTATCACGAGCTGGGTGAATTCCTGGCGAGTGTTGCCAATTTCCCATTCATTACGAATGTCAGCCATGTCGAGATTGATGGCATTCCAGAGACATCTTTGGAACAATCGCGAGACAAGAGAGCCATGCACGACACAAGAAGCCTGGAAGCGAAGCTGGTTCTGTCGACCTACTTCGTTCGTCCGGAAGATAAACTGAGCGGAATCAACCAGTAG
- a CDS encoding AMIN domain-containing protein, translated as MFSITNKQSVFSKLAIVGLLLAVPAVLSAAVTVDNISLKKQGKFTEVTVYVSDAVEFEHSIVEPGAGKPYRVVLDLNDARHMLPHYNFDDLPSQTVTSIRTSQFSVNPEKIVRIVLDVRGHVTYKISESQNTVTLVIATPDDSEFPFWCAQPLSEAEKIQLALGEGSNTKGTSKADPGKDQKSSPVLVSSKVSGSPDSGPKIPAQAEPTATTKTKKSPKSDDPVMATNVMKGLPEADLPITTTQTSEEPVVALDKKEPVASEADKPNKNISVHKPTPVEPTPWQVPAEPLVLLAQTDDNRPAAQNEADDTPTPKVIEEKKNNSKQSGFTDSAASMKPQTPGMNEDMDSGDSSPAMPTPAKPSDRGKSDSEQYRINPDKPTKTKGTLAERFPKRKVVQYSSWGSRDPFAQLIDRAHGREPGEIPDVETLRLVGVLQGDDGSSALLEDVEGYGYILKDGDPVRNGYVVQIGEKKIIFQIQEYGWSRTVALKIETEN; from the coding sequence ATGTTTTCAATTACGAATAAGCAGTCAGTGTTCTCGAAGCTTGCAATAGTAGGACTACTCCTGGCGGTTCCGGCAGTTCTATCAGCAGCCGTCACCGTCGATAATATTAGTCTGAAGAAGCAAGGGAAGTTCACCGAAGTAACGGTCTATGTCTCAGACGCCGTCGAATTCGAGCATTCGATCGTAGAGCCCGGTGCCGGTAAACCGTACCGAGTTGTGCTCGATCTTAATGACGCCCGGCACATGTTGCCGCACTACAACTTCGATGATCTGCCGAGCCAGACGGTAACCAGTATCCGGACGAGTCAGTTCTCGGTAAATCCGGAAAAAATCGTACGCATAGTGCTCGATGTCAGAGGGCATGTCACGTACAAAATCAGTGAATCGCAGAATACTGTAACACTGGTGATAGCGACCCCCGATGACAGCGAGTTCCCTTTCTGGTGCGCACAACCCCTGTCTGAAGCGGAGAAGATCCAACTGGCGCTGGGAGAGGGCAGCAATACGAAAGGGACTTCGAAGGCCGATCCCGGCAAGGATCAGAAATCAAGTCCGGTGCTGGTCAGCAGCAAGGTGTCTGGTTCGCCTGACAGCGGCCCCAAGATCCCTGCACAGGCTGAACCCACAGCAACTACAAAAACGAAGAAATCTCCTAAGAGCGATGATCCGGTAATGGCAACGAATGTCATGAAGGGATTGCCAGAGGCTGATCTGCCGATCACAACCACGCAGACATCCGAAGAGCCGGTAGTCGCACTCGATAAGAAGGAGCCGGTCGCATCAGAAGCCGACAAACCGAATAAGAATATTTCAGTTCATAAGCCAACGCCGGTTGAGCCAACTCCGTGGCAGGTGCCCGCAGAGCCATTGGTGCTGCTGGCGCAGACTGACGATAATAGGCCCGCGGCGCAAAATGAAGCAGATGATACTCCCACGCCGAAAGTCATCGAGGAGAAGAAGAATAACTCAAAGCAGAGTGGTTTCACCGATTCTGCAGCGAGCATGAAGCCTCAGACTCCCGGAATGAACGAGGATATGGATTCGGGCGATTCGAGTCCTGCGATGCCGACACCGGCCAAGCCGTCAGATCGGGGTAAGTCCGATTCTGAGCAATACAGGATCAATCCGGACAAACCAACCAAGACAAAGGGTACCCTTGCAGAACGCTTCCCGAAACGGAAAGTTGTTCAGTACTCGTCCTGGGGAAGTCGCGATCCGTTTGCACAACTCATCGACAGAGCCCACGGCCGCGAGCCGGGCGAGATCCCGGATGTCGAAACGCTTCGTCTCGTTGGAGTGCTGCAGGGAGATGACGGCTCGAGTGCGCTTCTCGAGGACGTCGAAGGATATGGTTACATCCTGAAAGACGGCGATCCGGTCAGAAACGGTTATGTTGTTCAGATCGGTGAAAAGAAAATCATTTTCCAGATACAAGAATACGGCTGGAGTCGCACAGTCGCTCTTAAGATAGAAACGGAAAACTAA